From one Synergistaceae bacterium genomic stretch:
- a CDS encoding M56 family metallopeptidase — protein MDFRYCGDGYIQYNFLYKIKAQFNHLTPLKENIYLADHISTPFVLGVKKPKIYLPSSLLENEQNYIIRHELCHIKRLDHITRTLGFIALSVHWFNPLVWIAFALSGKDMELSCDEAVMKSIGTDIKAEYSQSLLRFSTTKKMIHATPLAFGEGDTKSRVKNVLNYKRPKFWMVLITALLCVVAIFCLVSNPAGTTIQNPYVQEYVVGATGILGSVDTEEYTEISEDFVIGADKYGRAVFKDPHKAFATFETLYADTIELIKSENDLKPFSHKNYEMYKVYGIQMGYNEGDPEMLARCVFVSRFLDIYENSFDKTVPNTSYVEPTVEVKDTEPFISKVANGTVSATLENEDLAKQIVMNSLAISAAFEGVDIDTLDNYYHIHYLIAEDSTRKDYYAFLLDGRPVLQFGKDGRYVRLNDELYDELVKSFQQDTIKDDTWGITLSTVDVTPKGLTIAYTQKDGAPTGDLQTGSHYWVEKYQTNKWVSLMHLPQEHDIAWTSEAWRIPTDDTVEWKVDWQWIYGKLSKGSYRIGKSITDFRKTGDYDEKVYYAVFEIE, from the coding sequence TTGGATTTCAGGTATTGTGGCGATGGCTATATACAGTATAATTTCCTTTATAAAATTAAAGCGCAGTTTAATCACCTCACTCCGCTAAAAGAAAATATTTATCTTGCTGACCATATTTCTACACCTTTTGTACTTGGTGTGAAAAAGCCTAAGATTTATCTTCCGTCCTCACTTTTAGAAAATGAGCAAAACTACATTATTCGCCACGAGCTGTGCCATATCAAAAGACTTGACCATATCACAAGGACACTTGGCTTTATTGCATTGTCTGTGCATTGGTTTAACCCATTGGTGTGGATTGCCTTTGCTCTTTCGGGAAAGGACATGGAGCTGTCTTGTGATGAGGCCGTGATGAAAAGCATAGGCACCGATATCAAAGCGGAATATTCCCAGTCCCTTTTGCGTTTTTCGACCACCAAAAAAATGATACACGCAACGCCCCTCGCCTTTGGAGAGGGCGATACAAAAAGCAGAGTAAAAAATGTGCTGAATTATAAAAGGCCAAAGTTTTGGATGGTTTTGATAACTGCACTGCTTTGTGTTGTAGCTATATTTTGTCTTGTAAGCAATCCAGCTGGGACAACAATCCAAAATCCGTATGTGCAAGAGTATGTTGTCGGAGCAACGGGCATTTTAGGGTCTGTTGATACAGAAGAATACACCGAAATCAGCGAAGATTTTGTCATTGGTGCTGATAAATACGGTAGAGCAGTATTTAAAGATCCTCACAAGGCATTTGCAACTTTTGAAACGCTTTATGCCGATACTATCGAACTCATAAAATCAGAAAATGACTTAAAACCATTTTCACATAAAAACTATGAGATGTATAAGGTGTACGGTATCCAAATGGGATACAACGAAGGGGATCCCGAAATGCTTGCTCGCTGTGTCTTTGTATCACGCTTTCTTGACATCTATGAGAATAGCTTCGATAAAACTGTTCCTAATACCTCCTATGTTGAACCTACCGTTGAGGTTAAGGATACAGAACCGTTTATTTCCAAAGTAGCTAATGGAACGGTATCTGCTACCCTTGAAAACGAAGACCTCGCCAAACAAATTGTTATGAACTCTTTAGCAATTTCTGCTGCTTTCGAGGGTGTGGATATTGATACTTTAGATAACTATTATCATATTCACTATCTCATTGCAGAAGATAGCACAAGGAAAGATTATTATGCCTTTTTACTTGATGGAAGGCCTGTTTTGCAATTTGGCAAAGACGGACGATATGTCAGATTGAATGATGAACTGTATGATGAGCTTGTGAAATCATTTCAGCAAGATACAATCAAGGATGACACATGGGGGATAACTTTATCGACTGTTGATGTGACCCCGAAAGGTCTGACGATTGCTTATACGCAAAAAGATGGAGCTCCTACTGGGGATTTACAGACAGGCAGCCATTACTGGGTGGAAAAATATCAAACAAATAAATGGGTATCCCTTATGCATCTACCCCAAGAGCATGATATCGCATGGACATCTGAGGCATGGCGCATCCCTACGGATGATACCGTAGAATGGAAAGTTGACTGGCAATGGATATATGGTAAACTTTCAAAAGGCTCATATCGGATTGGCAAATCAATTACGGATTTTCGTAAAACAGGTGACTATGATGAAAAGGTTTATTATGCTGTATTTGAAATAGAGTAA